The Micromonospora sp. M71_S20 genome has a window encoding:
- the ppc gene encoding phosphoenolpyruvate carboxylase, giving the protein MTDQHDHDGPDAALRADIRRLGTLLGQTLARQEGRPLLDLVEEIRAQVRSDAPTAAQRLAGLDVTTGTKLARAFSTYFHLANITEQVHRARELRRRRAVQGGWLDQAAKMIAERGVPAEEIAAAARRLAVRPVFTAHPTEAARRSILSKLRAIADELDTETANAILYGASDEGPANRRLAELLDLMWQTDELRLDRPDPTDEARNAIYYLRDLYAEAAPQVLDDLADTLRTLGVETSPTARPLSFGTWIGGDRDGNPFVTPAVTREVLTIQHEHGIAATEKAMDHLIDEVSVSRRLRGVSLDLSASLAADLDALPEVAARFRRVNAEEPYRLKARCVKAKLANTRQRLRQGTAHVPGRDYRGSAELVADLELLRASLARNAGQLTAVGRLASTIRTVSAFGLHLATMDVREHAEAHHAVLAQLYAAVGEVSDYPSLSRQERTKLLADELTGRRPLSTLDTPLTEATRKTFDVFGTIREAQDRFGNEVIESYIVSMTLGVDDVLAAVVLAREAGLIDVHSGRSRIGFVPLLETPAELNTGGELLDELLSLPAYRALVAARGDVQEVMLGYSDSNKEAGITTSQWSIHRAQRALRDVAARHGVHLRLFHGRGGTVGRGGGPTHEAILAQPYGTLDGAIKVTEQGEVISDKYSLPSLARENLELTLAAVLQATLLHTAPRQPAEMLERWDATMELVSDSAFRSYRSLVEDPDLPAYFWASTPTELLGALNIGSRPAKRPNTGAGLAGLRAIPWVFGWTQTRQIVPGWFGVGSGLAAAREAGLEDVLAEMHRNWHFFRTFLSNVEMMLTKTDLSIARRYVETLVPKKLHPIFHKIEQEYELTKREVLAVTSSPALLENSPVLQRTLAVRDTYLEPLHHLQVALLRQYRESGAAGRAVATAPGGRRAPSDGTALERALLTTVNGIAAGMRNTG; this is encoded by the coding sequence GTGACCGACCAGCACGACCACGACGGCCCCGACGCCGCCCTGCGGGCCGACATCCGCCGCCTCGGCACCCTGCTCGGGCAGACCCTCGCCCGCCAGGAGGGTCGGCCGCTGCTCGACCTCGTCGAGGAGATCCGCGCCCAGGTGCGGTCCGACGCGCCCACCGCCGCGCAGCGCCTCGCCGGCCTGGACGTCACCACCGGCACCAAGCTGGCCCGCGCCTTCTCCACCTACTTCCACCTCGCCAACATCACCGAGCAGGTGCACCGGGCCCGGGAGCTGCGCCGCCGCCGGGCGGTGCAGGGCGGCTGGCTGGACCAGGCGGCCAAGATGATCGCCGAGCGTGGGGTGCCGGCCGAGGAGATCGCCGCGGCGGCCCGGCGGCTGGCGGTACGGCCCGTCTTCACCGCCCACCCGACCGAGGCGGCCCGCCGGTCGATCCTGTCCAAGCTGCGCGCCATCGCCGACGAGCTGGACACCGAGACCGCGAACGCGATCCTCTACGGCGCCAGCGACGAGGGCCCCGCCAACCGCCGCCTCGCCGAACTGCTCGACCTGATGTGGCAGACCGACGAGCTGCGGCTGGACCGGCCGGACCCGACCGACGAGGCCCGCAACGCCATCTACTACCTGCGCGACCTGTACGCCGAGGCCGCCCCGCAGGTCCTCGACGACCTCGCCGACACGCTGCGCACCCTCGGCGTGGAGACCTCCCCGACCGCCCGGCCGTTGTCCTTCGGCACCTGGATCGGCGGCGACCGTGACGGCAACCCGTTCGTCACCCCGGCGGTGACCCGCGAGGTGCTGACGATCCAGCACGAGCACGGCATCGCGGCCACCGAGAAGGCGATGGACCACCTGATCGACGAGGTGTCGGTGTCCCGGCGGCTGCGCGGGGTGTCGCTCGACCTCTCCGCCAGCCTGGCCGCCGACCTGGACGCGTTGCCCGAGGTGGCGGCCCGGTTCCGCCGGGTCAACGCCGAGGAGCCCTACCGGCTCAAGGCCCGCTGCGTGAAGGCGAAGCTGGCCAACACCCGGCAGCGGCTGCGCCAGGGCACCGCGCACGTGCCCGGACGGGACTACCGCGGCTCCGCCGAGCTGGTCGCCGACCTGGAGCTGCTGCGCGCCTCGCTGGCCCGCAACGCCGGCCAGCTCACCGCCGTGGGCCGGCTCGCCTCGACCATCCGTACGGTCTCCGCGTTCGGGCTGCACCTGGCGACCATGGACGTCCGGGAGCACGCCGAGGCGCACCACGCGGTGCTCGCCCAGCTCTACGCGGCCGTCGGCGAGGTCTCCGACTACCCGTCGCTGAGCCGGCAGGAGCGCACGAAGCTGCTCGCCGACGAGCTGACCGGGCGCCGGCCGCTCTCCACGCTGGACACCCCGCTGACCGAGGCCACCCGCAAGACGTTCGACGTGTTCGGCACTATCCGCGAGGCGCAGGACCGGTTCGGCAACGAGGTCATCGAGTCGTACATCGTGTCGATGACGCTCGGGGTGGACGACGTGCTCGCCGCGGTGGTGCTGGCCCGCGAGGCCGGCCTGATCGACGTGCACAGCGGCCGGTCCCGGATCGGCTTCGTGCCGCTGCTGGAGACCCCGGCCGAGCTGAACACGGGCGGCGAACTGCTCGACGAGCTGCTCTCGCTGCCGGCGTACCGGGCCCTGGTGGCGGCGCGGGGCGACGTGCAGGAGGTGATGCTGGGCTACTCCGACTCCAACAAGGAGGCCGGCATCACCACCAGCCAGTGGTCCATCCACCGGGCCCAGCGCGCGCTGCGCGACGTCGCGGCCCGGCACGGCGTACACCTGCGGCTCTTCCACGGTCGCGGCGGCACCGTGGGGCGCGGCGGCGGGCCCACGCACGAGGCGATCCTGGCCCAGCCGTACGGCACCCTGGACGGCGCGATCAAGGTCACCGAGCAGGGCGAGGTCATCTCCGACAAGTACTCCCTGCCGTCGCTGGCCCGGGAGAACCTGGAGCTGACGCTGGCCGCGGTGCTCCAGGCCACCCTGCTGCACACCGCGCCCCGGCAGCCCGCCGAGATGCTGGAACGCTGGGACGCCACGATGGAGCTGGTCTCCGACTCGGCCTTCCGGTCGTACCGGTCGCTGGTCGAGGATCCGGACCTGCCCGCGTACTTCTGGGCGTCGACGCCGACGGAGCTGCTCGGCGCGCTGAACATCGGCTCCCGGCCGGCGAAGCGGCCGAACACCGGGGCCGGGCTCGCCGGGCTGCGCGCCATCCCGTGGGTGTTCGGCTGGACCCAGACCCGGCAGATCGTGCCCGGCTGGTTCGGGGTCGGCTCCGGCCTGGCCGCGGCCCGCGAGGCGGGGCTGGAGGACGTGCTGGCCGAGATGCACCGCAACTGGCACTTCTTCCGCACGTTCCTGTCGAACGTCGAGATGATGCTCACCAAGACCGACCTGAGCATCGCCCGCCGCTACGTCGAGACGCTGGTGCCGAAGAAGCTGCACCCGATCTTCCACAAGATCGAGCAGGAGTACGAGCTGACCAAGCGGGAGGTGCTGGCGGTGACCTCCTCGCCGGCCCTGCTGGAGAACTCGCCGGTGCTCCAGCGCACCCTGGCCGTCCGCGACACGTACCTGGAGCCGCTGCACCACCTCCAGGTGGCGCTGCTGCGCCAGTACCGGGAGTCCGGGGCGGCGGGCCGGGCGGTGGCCACCGCGCCGGGCGGCCGGCGGGCGCCGAGCGACGGTACGGCGCTGGAGCGGGCGCTGCTGACCACGGTCAACGGCATCGCCGCCGGTATGCGCAACACGGGCTGA
- a CDS encoding cyclase family protein — MGDQWRAQFDAEVTFANGGGLRTDGFRLDIPGRDITDDELAALFVRHLGLLMVAEVRITARTIVEEPHKGGRGVAAGSGADDSSRRRLIELSHVVTDGMTTLPGWPAPRITEWLTREASRANYAPGTEFQVGRIDMIANTGTYLDTPAHRFAGGADLAATPLDRLADLPAVVVRVPAGTRAVDRLLLAPYDVAGHAVLLHTGWSTHFGTDRYGAPEAPYLTGDGARALVDAGAALVGIDSINIDDMSPAAAGERPAHSSLLAAGVPIVEHLTGLDALPPTGFRFTAAPPMVAGMGTFPVRAFAVLDAA, encoded by the coding sequence ATGGGCGACCAGTGGCGGGCACAGTTCGACGCGGAGGTCACCTTCGCCAACGGCGGCGGGCTGCGGACGGACGGGTTCCGCCTGGACATCCCCGGCCGCGACATCACCGACGACGAGTTGGCGGCGCTGTTCGTCCGGCACCTCGGGCTGCTGATGGTGGCCGAGGTGCGGATCACCGCCCGGACGATCGTCGAGGAGCCGCACAAGGGCGGCCGGGGTGTGGCCGCCGGGTCCGGCGCGGACGACAGTTCCCGGCGACGGCTGATCGAGCTGAGCCACGTGGTCACCGACGGCATGACGACCCTGCCGGGCTGGCCGGCGCCGCGGATCACCGAATGGCTGACGCGGGAGGCGTCCCGGGCCAACTACGCCCCCGGCACCGAGTTCCAGGTGGGGCGGATCGACATGATCGCCAACACGGGCACGTACCTGGACACGCCCGCCCACCGTTTCGCCGGGGGCGCCGACCTCGCCGCCACCCCGCTGGACCGCCTCGCCGACCTGCCCGCCGTCGTGGTCCGGGTGCCGGCCGGCACCCGCGCGGTGGACCGGCTGTTGCTGGCGCCGTACGACGTCGCCGGGCACGCGGTACTGCTGCACACGGGTTGGTCGACGCACTTCGGCACGGATCGGTACGGCGCGCCGGAGGCGCCCTACCTCACCGGGGACGGTGCCCGGGCCCTGGTCGACGCGGGCGCCGCCCTGGTCGGCATCGACTCGATCAACATCGACGACATGAGCCCGGCGGCGGCCGGCGAGCGGCCGGCGCACAGCTCCCTGCTGGCCGCCGGCGTCCCGATCGTGGAGCACCTGACCGGGCTCGACGCGCTGCCCCCGACCGGCTTCCGGTTCACGGCCGCCCCGCCGATGGTGGCCGGCATGGGCACCTTTCCCGTCCGCGCCTTCGCCGTGCTCGACGCCGCCTGA
- the mfd gene encoding transcription-repair coupling factor, whose protein sequence is MLTGLFSAALADPGLARARDLARSGAAQVDGLDITAPAALRPFAVAAVAADQAGDGGSGGGAGRPVLAVTATTREADDLAAALGSLLPPEQVTVFPSWETLPHERLSPRSDTVGRRLAVLRRLAHPASADAHGRTGPLRVIVAPVRSLLQPQLKGLGDLEPVQLAAGAEADLEEVARRLIDMAYARVDLVTKRGEFAVRGGILDIFPPTDEHPSRVEFWGDEVEEIRTFAVADQRTIEQVPQLWAPPCRELLLTPSVRRRAAALAEEHPELAEILDKLAEGIPVEGMESLAPALIGADSMELLLDAMPAGTHVLLCDPERIRTRAHDLVRTSDEFLQASWAAAAVGGQAPVDLGAAAFRTLADVRAVAAKLRQPWWTLSPFGLVEADAAPARQPWEDGPEAYDVTPDDAIAVTLSAQPAPLYHGETARVVDDLKRWTGEGWSVALVFEGHGPAQRAVEVLRDAGLGARLTEEIPTAPAPGEVLVACGSLTGGFVDEASRFVLLTGNDVTGGRGTSTRDMRKMPSRRRNTIDPLELKAGDHVVHEQHGIGRYVELVQRTVNGASREYLVIEYAPSKRGQPGDRLFVPTDQLDQLSRYVGGEQPTLHKMGGSDWQKSKARARKAVKEIAAQLIQLYAARKASKGHNFGPDTPWQRELEDAFPWQETPDQLAAIEEVKRDMEQTVPMDRLICGDVGYGKTEIAVRAAFKAVQDGKQVAVLVPTTLLVQQHYNTFAERMSQFPVTIKQLSRFQTPKEAERTLEMAAAGTADIVIGTHRLLQAATRFKSLGLVIVDEEQRFGVEHKEHLKTMRASVDVLSMSATPIPRTLEMAITGIREMSTIATPPEERHPVLTFVGAYDERQVAASIHRELLRDGQVFYLHNRVESIDRTARKLRELVPEARVAVAHGQMGEEALEKVMVGFWEKEFDVLVCTTIVESGIDIPNANTLIVERADLLGLAQLHQIRGRVGRGRERAYAYFLYPPEKPLTEHAHERLATIAQHTELGAGMYVAMKDLEIRGAGNLLGGEQSGHIEGVGFDLYVRMVGEAVSAFKGERPEEETEVKVDLPVDAHLPHDYVAVERLRLEMYRKLAEARDEERLREVVAEMTDRYGEPPAPVQNLVAVARFRLLARRYGLADVSMQGKHIRFGPLPLPDSKQLRLKRYHPDSVYKQALDQVSVPRPSTRRVGGEPLRDQALLEWCAQLLKDVLGEPAVAGASAR, encoded by the coding sequence ATGCTCACCGGTCTGTTCTCCGCCGCCCTGGCCGACCCGGGGCTGGCCCGGGCACGTGACCTGGCGCGCTCCGGTGCCGCGCAGGTCGACGGCCTCGACATCACCGCGCCGGCCGCGCTGCGCCCGTTCGCGGTCGCCGCCGTCGCGGCCGACCAGGCCGGCGACGGCGGGTCGGGCGGCGGCGCCGGTCGTCCGGTGCTCGCCGTGACCGCCACCACCCGCGAGGCCGACGACCTGGCCGCCGCGCTGGGCAGCCTGCTCCCGCCCGAGCAGGTGACGGTCTTCCCGTCGTGGGAGACGCTGCCGCACGAGCGTCTGTCGCCCCGCTCCGACACGGTCGGCCGGCGGCTGGCCGTGCTGCGCCGCCTGGCGCACCCCGCCTCGGCCGACGCGCACGGCCGCACCGGCCCGTTGCGGGTGATCGTGGCGCCCGTCCGGTCGTTGCTGCAACCGCAGCTCAAGGGGCTCGGCGACCTGGAGCCGGTGCAGCTCGCCGCCGGGGCAGAGGCCGACCTGGAGGAGGTCGCCCGCCGGCTCATCGACATGGCGTACGCGCGGGTCGACCTGGTCACCAAGCGGGGCGAGTTCGCCGTGCGCGGCGGCATCCTCGACATCTTCCCGCCCACCGACGAGCACCCGTCGCGGGTCGAGTTCTGGGGCGACGAGGTGGAGGAGATCCGCACCTTCGCCGTCGCCGACCAGCGCACCATCGAGCAGGTGCCGCAGCTGTGGGCGCCGCCGTGCCGGGAGCTGCTGCTCACCCCGTCGGTGCGCAGGCGTGCCGCCGCCCTCGCCGAGGAGCACCCGGAGTTGGCCGAGATCCTCGACAAGCTGGCCGAGGGCATCCCGGTGGAGGGCATGGAGTCCCTCGCCCCGGCGCTCATCGGCGCCGACTCGATGGAGCTGCTGCTGGACGCCATGCCGGCCGGCACCCACGTGCTGCTGTGCGACCCGGAGCGCATCCGCACCCGGGCGCACGACCTGGTGCGTACCTCCGACGAGTTCCTCCAGGCGAGCTGGGCCGCGGCCGCCGTCGGTGGCCAGGCCCCGGTCGACCTCGGCGCCGCCGCCTTCCGGACCCTGGCCGACGTACGCGCCGTCGCGGCGAAGCTGCGCCAGCCCTGGTGGACGCTGTCGCCGTTCGGCCTGGTCGAGGCGGACGCCGCCCCGGCGCGGCAGCCCTGGGAGGACGGGCCGGAGGCGTACGACGTCACCCCCGACGACGCGATCGCGGTGACCCTCTCCGCGCAGCCGGCCCCGCTCTACCACGGCGAGACCGCCCGGGTGGTCGACGACCTCAAGCGCTGGACCGGCGAGGGCTGGTCGGTCGCGCTGGTCTTCGAGGGGCACGGCCCCGCCCAGCGGGCGGTCGAGGTGCTCCGCGACGCCGGCCTCGGCGCGCGGCTGACCGAGGAGATCCCCACCGCGCCCGCCCCCGGCGAGGTGCTGGTCGCCTGCGGCAGCCTGACCGGCGGCTTCGTCGACGAGGCCTCCCGGTTCGTGCTGCTCACGGGCAACGACGTCACCGGCGGGCGGGGCACCTCCACCCGCGACATGCGCAAGATGCCGAGCCGGCGGCGCAACACGATCGACCCCTTGGAGCTCAAGGCCGGCGACCACGTCGTGCACGAGCAGCACGGCATCGGCCGCTACGTCGAGCTGGTGCAGCGCACCGTCAACGGCGCCTCGCGGGAATACCTGGTCATCGAGTACGCCCCGAGCAAGCGCGGCCAGCCCGGCGACCGCCTCTTCGTCCCCACCGACCAGCTCGACCAGCTCTCCCGCTACGTCGGCGGCGAGCAGCCCACCCTGCACAAGATGGGCGGCTCGGACTGGCAGAAGTCCAAGGCCCGGGCCCGCAAGGCGGTCAAGGAGATCGCCGCCCAGCTCATCCAGCTCTACGCGGCCCGCAAGGCGTCGAAGGGGCACAACTTCGGCCCCGACACGCCGTGGCAGCGGGAGCTGGAGGACGCCTTCCCGTGGCAGGAGACGCCGGACCAGCTCGCCGCCATCGAGGAGGTCAAGCGGGACATGGAGCAGACCGTCCCGATGGACCGGCTGATCTGCGGCGACGTCGGCTACGGCAAGACGGAGATCGCGGTCCGGGCGGCGTTCAAGGCGGTGCAGGACGGCAAGCAGGTGGCGGTGCTGGTCCCCACCACGCTGCTGGTGCAGCAGCACTACAACACGTTCGCCGAGCGGATGAGCCAGTTCCCGGTGACCATCAAGCAGCTCTCCCGCTTCCAGACGCCGAAGGAGGCCGAGCGGACCCTGGAGATGGCCGCGGCGGGCACCGCCGACATCGTCATCGGCACCCACCGGCTGCTCCAGGCGGCCACCCGGTTCAAGTCGCTCGGCCTGGTCATCGTCGACGAGGAGCAGCGCTTCGGCGTCGAGCACAAGGAGCACCTGAAGACGATGCGCGCCTCGGTCGACGTGCTCAGCATGTCGGCCACCCCGATCCCGCGCACCCTGGAGATGGCGATCACCGGCATCCGGGAGATGTCCACCATCGCCACCCCGCCGGAGGAGCGGCACCCGGTGCTGACCTTCGTCGGGGCGTACGACGAGCGGCAGGTGGCCGCCTCCATCCACCGGGAGCTGCTCCGCGACGGGCAGGTCTTCTACCTGCACAACCGGGTCGAGTCGATCGACAGGACGGCCCGGAAGCTGCGCGAGCTGGTGCCCGAGGCGCGGGTCGCGGTGGCGCACGGCCAGATGGGCGAGGAGGCCCTGGAGAAGGTCATGGTCGGCTTCTGGGAGAAGGAGTTCGACGTGCTGGTCTGCACCACGATCGTGGAGTCCGGCATCGACATCCCCAACGCCAACACCCTGATCGTGGAGCGGGCCGACCTGCTCGGCCTGGCCCAGCTGCACCAGATCCGCGGCCGGGTCGGCCGGGGCCGGGAGCGGGCGTACGCGTACTTCCTCTACCCGCCGGAGAAGCCGCTCACCGAGCACGCCCACGAGCGGCTGGCGACCATCGCCCAGCACACCGAGCTGGGCGCCGGCATGTACGTGGCGATGAAGGACCTGGAGATCCGGGGCGCCGGCAACCTGCTCGGCGGCGAGCAGTCCGGGCACATCGAGGGCGTCGGCTTCGACCTGTACGTGCGGATGGTCGGCGAGGCGGTCTCCGCGTTCAAGGGCGAGCGCCCGGAGGAGGAGACCGAGGTCAAGGTCGACCTGCCGGTCGACGCCCACCTGCCGCACGACTACGTCGCCGTGGAGCGGCTGCGCCTGGAGATGTACCGCAAGCTCGCCGAGGCCCGCGACGAGGAGCGACTGCGCGAGGTGGTCGCCGAGATGACGGACCGCTACGGCGAGCCGCCCGCACCGGTGCAGAACCTCGTCGCCGTGGCCCGGTTCCGGCTGCTGGCCCGCCGGTACGGCCTGGCCGACGTCTCCATGCAGGGCAAGCACATCCGGTTCGGCCCGTTGCCGCTGCCCGACTCGAAGCAGCTGCGGCTCAAGCGCTACCACCCGGACTCGGTCTACAAGCAGGCCCTCGACCAGGTCAGCGTGCCCCGGCCGAGCACCCGGCGGGTGGGCGGCGAGCCGCTGCGCGACCAGGCCCTGCTGGAGTGGTGCGCGCAGCTGCTGAAGGACGTGCTGGGCGAGCCGGCGGTGGCGGGAGCCTCCGCCCGGTGA
- a CDS encoding S66 peptidase family protein has translation MTSPSYPPKPRPGDRVAVVSPSAGLPALFPHVYELGLRRLREEFGLEPVEYPTTRVLGADPRDRARDLTAAFADPTITAVLATVGGDDLITVAPHLDDDVLRANPKPYFGYSDNTNVLNHLYRLGVVSYHGGSVLVHLGRSGSPHPLTFDSLRAALFTSGWYDLTPAPEWGDRPNDWRDPATLADEPEMLPGEGWRWQGPSTVVEGCTWGGNLEILHWLLAADRVPPAGDLAGSVLMVETSEELPPAVEVFRILRNMGERGLLAGFPAVLVGRPKAWDFERPHSPDERRAWADAQREAVTRALATYAPDAVVVFDVDLGHTDPQLIVPYGGEVRIDATTRHISVRY, from the coding sequence ATGACGTCGCCGAGCTATCCCCCCAAGCCCCGCCCGGGAGACCGGGTCGCGGTCGTCTCGCCCTCCGCCGGCCTGCCGGCCCTCTTCCCCCACGTGTACGAGCTGGGGCTGCGCCGGCTGCGCGAGGAGTTCGGCCTGGAACCGGTGGAGTACCCGACGACCCGGGTGCTCGGCGCCGATCCGCGCGACCGGGCCCGGGACCTGACCGCCGCCTTCGCCGACCCGACGATCACCGCCGTCCTCGCCACGGTGGGCGGGGACGACCTGATCACGGTCGCCCCGCACCTGGACGACGACGTGCTGCGGGCCAACCCGAAGCCGTACTTCGGCTACTCCGACAACACGAACGTGCTCAACCACCTGTACCGGCTGGGCGTCGTGTCGTACCACGGCGGGTCGGTGCTGGTGCACCTCGGCCGGTCGGGTAGCCCGCACCCGCTGACCTTCGACTCGCTGCGCGCGGCCCTCTTCACCTCCGGCTGGTACGACCTCACGCCCGCGCCCGAGTGGGGCGACCGGCCGAACGACTGGCGGGACCCGGCGACGCTGGCCGACGAGCCGGAGATGCTCCCGGGCGAGGGCTGGCGCTGGCAGGGGCCGTCGACGGTGGTCGAGGGATGCACCTGGGGCGGCAACCTGGAGATCCTGCACTGGCTGCTCGCCGCCGACCGGGTTCCCCCGGCCGGGGACCTGGCCGGGTCGGTGCTGATGGTCGAGACCTCCGAGGAACTGCCCCCGGCCGTCGAGGTGTTCCGGATCCTGCGCAACATGGGGGAGCGGGGACTGCTCGCCGGCTTCCCGGCGGTCCTCGTCGGCCGGCCGAAGGCGTGGGACTTCGAACGTCCGCACAGCCCCGACGAGCGGCGCGCCTGGGCGGACGCGCAGCGGGAGGCGGTCACCCGGGCACTCGCCACGTACGCGCCGGACGCCGTGGTGGTCTTCGACGTCGACCTCGGCCACACCGACCCGCAGCTGATCGTCCCGTACGGCGGCGAGGTCCGGATCGACGCGACAACCCGACACATCTCAGTCCGCTACTGA
- a CDS encoding DUF559 domain-containing protein: protein MPRAPRIPSGLAFLPFSGSRAVAAGLITWRMLRGPSWRRLLPDIYVHVDGYRENDHRMWCDAVALTLPAGAAISGLSAAFLWGVDLLPRASPVFVTLPGAARRRSTQRVSVDQRSLSARDITRFAGLPVTTGVRTAFDLGRQLPRMDALVAVDALLHRRVVKLPALGSYLDTHDGWPGTAQLREVLTLAEPLSESPMETRLRLVLHDAGLPLLTAQHDVYGVHAQRGRIFLGRVDLAYPRWKIAIEYEGDHHRERTHFQRDVARLNVLRAAGWVVLRFTADDVLRHPARIVRLVTDAIHERHN from the coding sequence ATGCCACGGGCACCACGCATCCCCAGCGGGTTGGCGTTCCTCCCGTTCTCCGGCAGTCGGGCCGTCGCCGCCGGCCTGATCACGTGGCGGATGCTTCGTGGGCCGTCCTGGCGCCGGCTGCTGCCCGACATCTATGTCCACGTTGACGGCTACCGTGAGAACGACCACCGGATGTGGTGCGACGCCGTAGCCCTGACCCTGCCGGCGGGGGCCGCCATCAGCGGTCTCAGCGCGGCGTTCCTGTGGGGCGTGGATCTCCTGCCACGCGCGAGCCCCGTCTTCGTCACGCTTCCGGGGGCGGCCCGCCGACGCTCCACCCAACGTGTGTCGGTCGACCAGAGGTCCCTCTCCGCCCGGGATATCACCCGGTTCGCCGGCTTGCCGGTCACCACCGGCGTCCGCACTGCCTTCGACCTCGGGCGGCAGCTACCCCGGATGGACGCGCTGGTCGCGGTGGACGCGCTGCTGCATCGGCGGGTGGTCAAGCTTCCGGCGTTGGGCAGCTACCTGGACACGCACGACGGCTGGCCCGGCACCGCCCAACTGCGCGAGGTGCTCACGTTGGCCGAGCCGCTGAGCGAGTCCCCGATGGAGACCCGGCTCCGGCTCGTCCTGCACGACGCCGGTCTGCCGCTCCTGACCGCACAGCATGACGTGTATGGCGTCCATGCACAGCGTGGACGGATCTTTCTCGGCCGCGTCGACCTCGCCTACCCCCGGTGGAAGATCGCCATCGAGTACGAGGGTGACCACCACCGGGAACGCACCCACTTCCAGCGCGATGTAGCTCGGCTCAACGTCCTGCGTGCGGCGGGGTGGGTGGTGCTGCGCTTCACAGCGGACGACGTACTGCGGCACCCTGCCCGAATCGTCCGCCTGGTCACTGACGCAATCCACGAACGTCACAACTGA
- a CDS encoding AraC family transcriptional regulator, translated as MPEGIGSDPRLMPTPCRWRVLGHPAGISISEAHCVVEYHGWLAPTVVQRHRIILGRSGAYRRRINGRTTFSDATSLLLTRPGDEMQVSHPLGCDTFTCLEIEPAVLAEHRDGARWLATAGWDGTSDTPLDLAHRMLVTEFRRGLDPFEMAERLHGFVGRVLDFVSGRAEPPGADLGRVVGRRPATAAAHRRLADRAREVLMVRDFSLTLDQVAREVGASPHHLSRVFQRVTGSSLTAYRNRLRVQAVLDTLAEADGRPLRAVAAEHGFADQAHLTRVLREHVGHPPARLRRLLAQGRPD; from the coding sequence ATGCCTGAGGGAATCGGCAGCGACCCACGCCTGATGCCCACACCCTGCCGCTGGCGGGTGCTGGGCCACCCGGCGGGGATCTCGATCTCCGAGGCGCACTGCGTCGTCGAGTACCACGGCTGGTTGGCACCGACAGTCGTGCAACGTCACAGGATCATCCTCGGCCGGTCGGGCGCCTACCGGCGGCGCATCAACGGTCGTACGACGTTCTCGGACGCCACCTCGCTGTTGCTCACCCGGCCGGGCGACGAGATGCAGGTGTCCCACCCGCTGGGCTGCGACACGTTCACCTGCCTGGAGATCGAGCCGGCGGTCCTCGCCGAGCACCGGGACGGGGCGCGCTGGTTGGCGACCGCCGGCTGGGACGGCACCTCGGACACACCGCTCGACCTGGCACACCGGATGCTCGTCACGGAGTTCCGGCGAGGGCTGGACCCGTTCGAGATGGCGGAGCGGCTGCACGGCTTCGTCGGCAGGGTGCTCGACTTCGTCAGCGGCCGGGCCGAGCCACCGGGGGCGGACCTGGGACGCGTCGTCGGCCGGCGCCCCGCCACCGCGGCCGCCCACCGGCGCCTCGCCGACCGGGCCCGGGAAGTGCTCATGGTCCGCGACTTCTCCCTCACGCTCGACCAGGTGGCGCGGGAGGTGGGCGCCTCACCACACCACCTGAGCCGGGTGTTCCAGCGGGTCACCGGCAGCAGCCTCACCGCCTACCGCAACCGCTTGCGGGTTCAGGCGGTGCTGGACACCCTCGCCGAGGCGGACGGACGGCCGCTGCGCGCCGTGGCGGCGGAGCACGGCTTCGCCGACCAGGCGCACCTCACCCGTGTACTCCGGGAGCACGTCGGCCACCCGCCGGCCCGCCTGCGCCGGCTGCTCGCCCAGGGGCGCCCCGACTGA